The following proteins come from a genomic window of Montipora capricornis isolate CH-2021 chromosome 9, ASM3666992v2, whole genome shotgun sequence:
- the LOC138017427 gene encoding ATP-dependent DNA helicase RecQ-like, whose translation MADADELFDSACDHVVERFKVENLKDLQRKALKKLVIGEDVFLIQPTGSGKSLIYQSAPMVFDIVKRTTFKSIAVVISPLTSLMQDQVKFLKSIGVTAEFIGEDQQDDAAKTAVERGDCQIVFGSPESFLSSDRWRKMLSSKVYEERLCLVAVDEAHCISHWRK comes from the exons atggcggatgcAGACGAACTCTTTGACTCGGCGTGTGATCATGTTGTGGAACGTTTCAAAGTGGAAAACTTGAAAGATTTGCAACGCAAAGCATTAAAAAAGCTGGTAATTGGTGAAGATGTGTTTTTAATTCAACCGACTGGATCAGGAAAGTCCCTCATTTATCAGTCTGCGCCGATGGTTTTTGACATCGTCAAGAGGAcaactttcaaatccattgctgtTGTTATCTCACCTCTGACTTCTCTAATGCAAGATCAAGTGAAATTTCTTAAGTCAATTGGagttactgctgagtttatcgGTGAAGATCAACAGGACGACGCGGCCAAAACGGCGGTTGAACGGGGCGACTGTCAGATCGTGTTTGGATCTCCGGAGTCATTTTTAAGTTCCGATCGATGGAGAAAGATGTTATCGAGTAAGGTGTACGAAGAGAGATTGTGCCTTGTTGCTGTAGATGAAGCGCACTGTATTTCGCATTG GAGGAAATAA